One genomic segment of Bradyrhizobium prioriisuperbiae includes these proteins:
- the gnd gene encoding phosphogluconate dehydrogenase (NAD(+)-dependent, decarboxylating), translated as MQIGLIGLGRMGGNITRRLIAKGKHNVVVYDQNPKAVSQLADDGATASASLDDLVKKLDAPRTVWVMLPSGKITEDTITALGGVLQKGDTIIDGGNTFWQDDIRRAKTLAEKGIHYVDVGTSGGVWGLERGFCMMIGGEKPIVDRLDPIFAALAPGAGNIQKTPGRDGRDPRAEQGYIHAGRNGAGHFVKMVHNGIEYGLMQAYAEGFDILKNANIEELPAEHRLDLELADIAEVWRRGSVVTSWLLDLTSTALAGNETLDAYSGFVEDSGEGRWTIDAAINESVPAEVITTALYARFRSRKEHTFAEKILSAMRHGFGGHVEPPKKS; from the coding sequence ATGCAGATCGGCCTCATCGGCCTTGGGCGCATGGGCGGCAACATCACACGCCGCCTGATCGCCAAGGGCAAACACAATGTCGTGGTCTATGACCAGAACCCCAAAGCTGTCAGCCAGCTCGCCGACGACGGCGCGACCGCAAGCGCGTCGCTCGACGACCTCGTCAAGAAACTGGACGCGCCGCGAACGGTCTGGGTGATGCTGCCCTCGGGCAAAATCACCGAGGACACCATCACGGCGCTCGGCGGCGTGCTGCAGAAGGGCGACACCATCATTGATGGCGGCAACACCTTCTGGCAGGACGATATCCGTCGCGCAAAAACGCTGGCGGAAAAAGGCATCCATTATGTCGACGTCGGCACCAGCGGCGGGGTGTGGGGGCTGGAACGCGGCTTCTGCATGATGATCGGCGGCGAAAAGCCCATCGTCGACCGGCTCGATCCGATCTTCGCGGCGCTGGCACCAGGCGCCGGCAACATTCAAAAGACGCCGGGCCGCGACGGCCGCGATCCGCGCGCCGAGCAGGGCTATATCCACGCCGGACGTAACGGCGCCGGCCACTTCGTCAAGATGGTGCACAACGGCATCGAGTACGGCCTGATGCAGGCCTATGCCGAAGGCTTCGACATCCTCAAGAACGCCAATATCGAGGAACTGCCCGCAGAGCATCGCCTCGATCTCGAGCTCGCCGATATCGCCGAAGTCTGGCGCCGCGGCAGCGTCGTCACATCATGGCTGCTCGATCTGACCTCGACCGCGCTTGCCGGCAACGAAACGCTGGATGCCTATTCCGGCTTTGTGGAGGATTCCGGCGAAGGCCGCTGGACCATCGATGCGGCGATCAACGAATCTGTGCCGGCAGAAGTGATCACCACGGCGCTCTATGCCCGCTTCCGCTCGCGCAAAGAGCACACCTTTGCCGAGAAGATTCTTTCAGCGATGCGCCACGGCTTCGGCGGCCACGTCGAGCCGCCAAAGAAATCCTGA
- a CDS encoding bifunctional transaldolase/phosoglucose isomerase, producing MNPIQQLQKHGQAVWLDFLARNFIAKGDLKALIDKDGVRGVTSNPAIFEKAIGGSAEYDETISNLLKERDRPVGDLYEALAIEDIQHAADVLRPLYDQAKGDDGYVSLEVSPYLARDTAGTIAEAERLWREVRRDNLMIKVPGTHEGLPAVEKLIAQGINVNITLLFSQKLYASVLDAYITGLEKWVAGGNDPSKIASVASFFVSRIDAAVDKELDQKIAAANDKDKKAALEALKGKVAIANAKLAYQHYKKIAASDRWKKLAAKGAKVQRLLWASTGTKNKAYSDVLYVEELIGRDTVNTVPPATLDAFRDHGKLRDSLEENVPEAQRVLSALAQAGISLETITEKLVDEGVQLFAEAFDKLLGAVAHKRAALLSSRIDGQSIRLAAGAEKSFKELANDWRASGKIRALWARDASVWTNQDENKWLGWLDALTREQDALPRYQALAKWVKDNKFADAVVLGMGGSSLGPEVIATTFGSSAGFPRLHVLDSTDPAQVRRLDARIKPESTLFIVSSKSGGTTEPNALMDYFFARAGEKLGDKAGSHFVAITDPGSSLEKVAKTRGFAHIVHGEPTIGGRYSVLSPFGLVPAAASGLDLPKFLDATAAMIRACGPDVPPDENPGVQLGLALGAAAQHGRDKITLTVSKPIADFGAWGEQLIAESTGKNGKALIPLEGETLGKPDVYGNDRVFIDLRLKDDGDQEREASLAALEKAGHPVIRIAVTDPLHIGQEFFRFEIATAVAGSVMNINPFDQPDVEAAKIKTRELTSAFEKTGALPDETAVTTDGSIAIYTDAKNAEALRKAGANGGIASWLKAHFGRIQGGDYAAVLAYIDRDEAHLATAHTMRMAIRDRKHVATCVGFGPRFLHSTGQAYKGGPNTGVFLQITADDAQDLAVPGQKASFGVIKAAQARGDFDVLTERGRRALRLHIKGDLAKGLSAIHAAVDSALK from the coding sequence ATGAATCCCATTCAACAGCTTCAAAAGCATGGTCAGGCCGTCTGGCTCGATTTTCTGGCACGCAATTTCATCGCCAAGGGCGATTTGAAGGCGCTGATCGACAAGGACGGGGTTCGCGGCGTGACGTCGAACCCGGCGATCTTCGAAAAGGCCATCGGCGGCAGTGCCGAGTATGATGAGACGATTTCCAACCTCTTGAAAGAGCGCGACCGCCCGGTGGGCGACCTTTATGAGGCGCTCGCGATCGAGGACATCCAGCATGCCGCCGACGTGCTGCGTCCGCTCTACGACCAGGCCAAGGGCGATGATGGGTATGTCAGCCTCGAAGTGTCGCCTTATCTGGCGCGCGACACCGCCGGCACTATCGCGGAAGCGGAGCGGCTGTGGCGCGAGGTCCGTCGCGACAATTTGATGATCAAGGTGCCGGGCACGCATGAAGGCCTGCCGGCCGTTGAAAAATTGATTGCGCAGGGCATCAACGTCAATATCACGCTGCTGTTTTCGCAAAAGCTTTATGCAAGCGTTCTGGACGCCTATATCACCGGCCTGGAAAAATGGGTGGCCGGCGGCAATGATCCCTCAAAGATCGCCAGTGTCGCGAGTTTCTTTGTCAGCCGGATCGATGCCGCAGTCGACAAGGAGCTGGACCAGAAGATCGCAGCCGCCAACGACAAGGACAAGAAAGCCGCGCTCGAAGCGCTGAAGGGCAAGGTGGCGATCGCCAACGCCAAACTCGCCTACCAGCACTACAAGAAAATCGCCGCCTCGGACCGTTGGAAAAAACTCGCCGCCAAGGGCGCTAAAGTGCAGCGTTTGCTCTGGGCCTCCACCGGCACCAAGAACAAGGCCTACAGCGACGTGCTGTATGTGGAAGAGCTGATCGGCCGCGACACCGTCAACACTGTGCCGCCCGCCACCCTCGACGCCTTCCGCGATCATGGCAAGCTGCGCGACAGCCTGGAGGAAAATGTGCCGGAAGCGCAGCGCGTGCTCTCGGCACTGGCGCAGGCCGGAATTTCGCTTGAAACGATCACCGAGAAACTGGTCGACGAGGGCGTGCAGCTGTTCGCCGAGGCCTTCGACAAGCTGCTGGGCGCGGTGGCGCACAAGCGCGCGGCGCTGTTGTCGTCCCGCATCGATGGCCAATCGATCCGCCTTGCGGCCGGTGCCGAGAAATCGTTCAAGGAGCTCGCCAACGACTGGCGCGCCAGTGGCAAGATCCGCGCGCTGTGGGCCCGCGATGCCTCGGTCTGGACGAACCAAGACGAGAACAAGTGGCTGGGCTGGCTCGATGCCCTCACCCGCGAACAGGACGCACTGCCGCGCTATCAGGCGCTGGCGAAATGGGTCAAGGACAACAAGTTTGCCGACGCCGTGGTGCTCGGCATGGGCGGCTCCAGCCTCGGCCCGGAAGTGATCGCCACCACCTTTGGCTCCAGCGCGGGCTTCCCCAGGCTGCATGTGCTGGATTCGACCGATCCTGCCCAGGTCCGGCGTTTGGACGCCAGGATCAAGCCGGAGTCCACGCTGTTCATCGTCTCCAGCAAGTCCGGCGGTACCACCGAGCCGAACGCGCTGATGGACTATTTCTTCGCCCGGGCCGGTGAAAAGCTCGGCGACAAGGCGGGCAGCCATTTTGTCGCCATCACCGATCCCGGATCCTCGCTCGAAAAGGTCGCCAAGACCCGCGGCTTCGCCCATATCGTCCATGGCGAGCCCACCATCGGTGGGCGCTATTCGGTGCTCTCGCCCTTTGGCCTGGTGCCGGCCGCAGCCAGCGGTCTCGACCTCCCCAAATTCCTCGATGCCACCGCGGCCATGATCCGCGCCTGCGGACCGGATGTGCCGCCGGACGAAAACCCCGGCGTGCAACTGGGATTGGCGTTGGGCGCAGCCGCTCAACACGGCCGCGACAAGATCACGCTGACGGTGTCGAAACCGATTGCCGACTTCGGCGCCTGGGGCGAACAGCTGATCGCGGAATCCACCGGCAAGAACGGCAAGGCGCTGATCCCGCTTGAGGGCGAGACCCTGGGCAAGCCCGACGTCTATGGCAACGACCGGGTGTTCATCGATCTGCGCCTGAAGGACGATGGCGACCAGGAGCGCGAAGCTTCACTCGCGGCGCTGGAAAAGGCCGGCCATCCGGTGATCCGCATTGCCGTCACCGATCCCCTACATATCGGCCAGGAGTTCTTCCGGTTCGAGATCGCGACAGCGGTCGCCGGCTCGGTGATGAACATCAATCCGTTCGACCAGCCCGACGTTGAAGCCGCCAAGATCAAGACCCGCGAGCTGACCTCGGCGTTTGAGAAAACCGGCGCCCTGCCCGATGAGACCGCCGTGACAACCGACGGATCGATCGCGATCTACACCGATGCGAAGAATGCCGAGGCCTTGCGCAAGGCCGGCGCCAATGGCGGGATCGCCTCCTGGCTGAAGGCACATTTCGGGCGCATCCAGGGCGGCGACTATGCCGCCGTGCTCGCCTACATCGACCGCGACGAGGCGCATCTCGCCACGGCGCACACCATGCGCATGGCGATCCGCGACCGCAAGCATGTGGCCACCTGTGTCGGCTTCGGCCCGCGTTTCCTGCACTCCACCGGACAGGCCTACAAGGGCGGGCCGAACACCGGCGTGTTCCTGCAGATCACCGCTGACGATGCGCAGGACCTGGCCGTGCCCGGACAGAAAGCAAGCTTCGGCGTGATCAAGGCGGCGCAGGCCCGCGGCGATTTCGACGTGCTGACCGAGCGGGGACGGCGCGCGCTGCGGCTGCACATCAAGGGCGATCTCGCCAAGGGACTATCGGCGATTCATGCGGCGGTCGATTCCGCGCTCAAGTAA
- a CDS encoding MarR family winged helix-turn-helix transcriptional regulator, producing the protein MKKLDLLKFVPFRMNRLSAEISTALSSEYRDRYGIEIPEWRVIATLGFREGPCTAQFIVQHTSTHKSTISRAVTSLLERGLIERVESQVDRREYSLQLSREGKAMYQGLIPRLLNREREILSCLSATELRQFENALAKIEKSFELTQTEAQPDAPKDHERA; encoded by the coding sequence ATGAAGAAACTCGACCTGCTGAAGTTCGTCCCGTTTCGCATGAACCGGCTGTCGGCGGAAATCAGTACGGCATTGTCGAGTGAATATCGCGACCGTTACGGCATCGAAATTCCGGAATGGCGGGTGATCGCCACCTTGGGCTTTCGCGAGGGGCCCTGCACGGCGCAGTTCATCGTGCAACACACCAGCACTCACAAATCGACCATCAGCCGCGCGGTGACCAGCCTGCTCGAACGCGGGCTGATCGAGCGGGTGGAAAGTCAGGTGGATCGACGGGAATACAGCCTGCAGCTCTCACGCGAAGGCAAGGCCATGTACCAGGGGTTGATTCCCCGGCTACTGAATCGCGAACGCGAAATATTGTCGTGCCTGTCGGCGACGGAATTGCGACAGTTTGAAAATGCGCTGGCCAAGATCGAAAAAAGCTTCGAGCTGACGCAAACCGAAGCTCAGCCGGACGCCCCGAAAGACCACGAACGCGCTTAA
- a CDS encoding FAD-dependent oxidoreductase, translating to MTAGAATQFGYQRHPDQDRPEGSNAHHPVVVVGAGPVGLSLAIDLAQRGHGVVLLDDADRIGEGSRAICFSKRSLEFWDRLGVGQRMVDKGVVWSVGKIFHGASQVYQFNLLPEDGHKMPAFINLQQFYAEAYLVERAAELPGISLRWRNKVTGLAQRNDHVSLTVETPEGPYRLAATHVIACDGARSSLRQMVGADFAGQVFEDQFLIADVKMAADFPSERWFWFDPPFHAGRSALLHSQPDNIWRLDLQLSPDADPVVEKKPENVRPRIARMLGHDDFAFEWISLYKFQCRRMERFIHGRVIFAGDAAHQVSPFGARGANSGLEDAENLAWKLSRVLQGTSPESLLETYNIERSAAADENIRESTRSTDFMAPSSREEERLRRAVLALASETEFGKRMINGGRLSVPSTYQTPLSSDDAEAWAGGVKPGASLLDAPLATREGGKTYFSDAFNGAGRGFTLLQFANGEAVTAPDGVDVVSIGPNETLTDASGLLAKRYDAAPGTAYLFRPDGYVAGRFRHPTRAALETALARASGIQ from the coding sequence ATGACCGCCGGTGCAGCGACCCAGTTCGGCTATCAGCGCCATCCGGACCAGGACCGTCCGGAGGGCTCAAATGCCCACCACCCGGTGGTTGTGGTCGGCGCCGGCCCCGTGGGGTTGTCACTGGCGATCGATCTGGCCCAGCGCGGGCACGGCGTGGTGCTGCTGGATGACGCAGACCGGATCGGCGAAGGCTCGCGCGCGATCTGCTTCTCCAAACGTTCGCTGGAATTCTGGGACAGGCTCGGCGTCGGCCAACGCATGGTCGACAAGGGCGTGGTCTGGAGCGTGGGCAAGATCTTCCACGGCGCCTCGCAGGTCTATCAGTTCAATTTGCTGCCCGAGGATGGCCACAAGATGCCGGCCTTCATCAACCTGCAGCAGTTCTATGCCGAGGCCTATCTGGTGGAGCGCGCGGCGGAGTTGCCGGGCATCAGCCTGCGCTGGCGCAACAAGGTCACGGGCCTCGCGCAGCGCAACGATCATGTCAGCCTCACGGTCGAGACGCCGGAGGGGCCTTATCGTCTGGCCGCCACCCATGTGATCGCCTGCGACGGCGCGCGCTCGTCGCTGCGGCAGATGGTGGGCGCGGATTTCGCTGGGCAAGTGTTCGAGGACCAGTTCCTGATCGCCGACGTCAAGATGGCGGCGGATTTTCCGAGCGAGCGCTGGTTCTGGTTCGATCCGCCGTTTCATGCGGGACGTTCGGCGCTGCTGCACAGCCAGCCGGACAATATCTGGCGGCTCGATCTGCAGCTCAGCCCGGACGCCGATCCGGTGGTCGAGAAAAAGCCGGAGAATGTGCGACCCCGCATCGCGCGGATGCTGGGGCACGACGACTTCGCGTTCGAATGGATTTCGCTGTACAAATTCCAGTGCCGCCGGATGGAGCGCTTCATCCATGGCCGGGTGATCTTTGCCGGCGATGCGGCGCATCAGGTGTCGCCGTTCGGTGCCCGCGGCGCCAACTCCGGGCTGGAAGACGCCGAGAACCTGGCGTGGAAGCTGTCGCGGGTGCTGCAGGGGACGTCGCCGGAATCCTTGCTCGAGACCTACAACATCGAACGCAGCGCGGCGGCGGACGAGAACATCCGCGAATCCACTCGCTCCACCGATTTCATGGCGCCGAGTTCGCGCGAGGAAGAACGGCTGCGGCGCGCCGTGCTGGCGCTGGCCAGCGAAACCGAGTTCGGCAAGCGTATGATCAATGGCGGCCGGCTGTCAGTGCCGTCGACCTATCAGACGCCACTGTCGAGCGACGATGCCGAGGCATGGGCCGGCGGCGTGAAGCCCGGTGCTTCGCTGCTCGATGCGCCCCTGGCCACTCGCGAGGGCGGCAAGACCTACTTCAGCGATGCGTTCAACGGCGCCGGCCGCGGCTTCACGCTGCTGCAGTTCGCCAATGGCGAGGCGGTGACGGCGCCTGACGGCGTCGATGTCGTCAGCATTGGGCCGAACGAAACCTTGACGGATGCGTCGGGTCTCTTGGCAAAGCGCTATGATGCGGCTCCCGGCACCGCTTATTTGTTTCGTCCCGATGGTTACGTTGCTGGCCGGTTTCGGCATCCGACCCGCGCCGCGCTGGAAACAGCGCTGGCGCGTGCGTCCGGGATTCAGTGA
- a CDS encoding DUF2783 domain-containing protein, translating to MALSTSSNFAKPDDAFRLVVEAHRGLADDASAELDAALVLILANHIGDIDVLRDAIALAKRGLANKAAT from the coding sequence ATGGCCCTGTCGACCAGCTCCAATTTTGCCAAGCCGGACGATGCGTTCCGGCTTGTGGTCGAGGCGCATCGCGGCCTCGCCGATGACGCCAGTGCGGAGCTCGATGCCGCGCTGGTCCTCATCCTTGCCAATCATATCGGTGATATCGACGTCCTGCGCGACGCGATCGCCCTTGCCAAGCGCGGCCTTGCGAACAAGGCCGCAACGTAA
- a CDS encoding MBL fold metallo-hydrolase yields the protein MSAKGFASTTDLADKKITFSEIGTDLYAFTAEGDPNTAIIVGDDGCLVFDAQATPAMAKSVIERVKTVTDKPIKYVVLSHYHAVRVLGASAYQAQGVVASSETYRLIQERGQQDWDSEYGRFPRLFRDAESIPGLTWPTLTFEGEMSIFLGKREVKLIQLGAGHTSGDIVAWVPDAEVMFSGDLIEYHSACYCGDAHLREWPMTLNEIREFNPKAIAPGRGDALKGTSTVREAIAMTRDFVTTLYGTAETSVAKGRSLKDNWAATREAMDPKFSKFAIYEHCLPFNVSRAFDEASGIDDPVIWTAERDQEMWAALQGG from the coding sequence ATGAGCGCCAAAGGCTTCGCTTCAACGACCGATCTCGCTGATAAAAAGATCACGTTTTCCGAGATCGGCACCGATCTCTACGCGTTCACCGCGGAAGGCGATCCGAACACCGCCATCATTGTCGGCGACGACGGCTGCCTGGTGTTCGACGCTCAGGCGACGCCGGCCATGGCCAAGAGCGTGATCGAACGGGTCAAGACCGTCACCGACAAGCCGATCAAGTATGTCGTGTTGTCGCATTATCATGCGGTGCGGGTGCTCGGCGCATCGGCTTATCAGGCCCAGGGCGTCGTCGCCTCGAGCGAAACCTATCGGCTGATCCAGGAGCGCGGACAACAGGACTGGGATTCGGAATACGGCCGGTTTCCGCGGCTGTTCCGTGATGCCGAGAGCATTCCCGGGCTGACCTGGCCGACCCTGACGTTCGAAGGCGAGATGTCGATCTTCCTCGGCAAGCGCGAGGTCAAGCTGATTCAGCTCGGCGCCGGCCACACCTCCGGCGACATCGTCGCCTGGGTGCCCGATGCCGAGGTGATGTTCTCGGGCGACCTGATCGAATACCACTCCGCCTGCTATTGCGGCGACGCGCATCTGCGCGAATGGCCGATGACCCTGAACGAGATCCGCGAGTTCAATCCCAAGGCCATCGCGCCGGGCCGCGGTGATGCGTTGAAGGGGACTTCCACCGTCCGCGAGGCCATCGCCATGACCCGCGACTTCGTCACCACATTGTATGGCACCGCGGAGACCTCGGTCGCGAAGGGGCGTAGCCTCAAGGATAACTGGGCCGCGACGCGCGAGGCGATGGATCCGAAGTTTTCCAAGTTCGCGATCTACGAGCACTGCCTGCCGTTCAACGTCTCCCGTGCCTTCGACGAGGCGTCGGGGATCGACGATCCGGTGATCTGGACCGCGGAGCGTGATCAAGAGATGTGGGCGGCCCTTCAGGGAGGATGA
- the hmgA gene encoding homogentisate 1,2-dioxygenase: MNYNAAPGVIVKSNANVTPGYMSGFGNSFETEALPGALPIGRNSPQRCAYGLYAEQLSGSPFTAPRGTNERSWLYRIRPSVRHSGRFTKADAGLWRTAPCFEGELPIGQYRWDPAPLPTGEVTFLQGVQTMTTAGDSNTQAGMAAHIYLITKSMVDQHFYNADGEMMFVLQQGNLRLVTEFGVIDAEPGEIVVIPRGVKFRIEIPAGPARGYLCENYGGAFTLPERGPIGANCLANARDFLTPMAAYEDKDTPTELFVKWGGELWSTKLPHSPIDVVAWHGNYAPYKYDLRTFSPVGAIGFDHPDPSIFTVLTSPSETAGTANIDFVIFPERWAVAENTFRPPWYHMNIMSEFMGLVYGVYDAKPQGFTPGGISLHNCMLPHGPDREAFDHASNTELKPVKLTGTMAFMFETRFPQRVTAHAASSRTLQDDYSDCWNGLEKRFDPTKP, from the coding sequence ATGAATTACAACGCAGCTCCTGGCGTGATCGTAAAATCCAACGCCAACGTCACCCCCGGCTACATGTCCGGGTTCGGCAACAGTTTCGAGACCGAAGCGTTGCCCGGCGCGTTGCCGATCGGGCGCAATTCGCCGCAGCGCTGCGCCTACGGGCTCTATGCCGAACAGCTGTCCGGCTCGCCCTTCACGGCGCCGCGCGGCACCAACGAGCGCTCCTGGCTCTATCGCATTCGTCCCTCGGTGCGGCATTCCGGCCGCTTTACCAAGGCGGATGCCGGTCTGTGGCGCACCGCGCCGTGCTTCGAAGGCGAATTGCCGATCGGGCAATATCGCTGGGATCCGGCGCCGCTGCCGACAGGCGAGGTGACGTTCCTGCAGGGTGTGCAGACCATGACCACGGCCGGGGATTCCAACACCCAGGCCGGCATGGCCGCGCACATCTATCTCATCACCAAGTCGATGGTCGATCAGCATTTCTACAATGCCGACGGCGAGATGATGTTCGTGTTGCAGCAGGGCAATTTGCGCCTGGTCACCGAGTTCGGTGTGATCGATGCCGAGCCCGGCGAGATCGTGGTGATCCCGCGCGGCGTGAAATTTCGGATCGAGATCCCGGCCGGTCCGGCGCGCGGCTATCTCTGCGAAAACTACGGCGGCGCCTTCACGCTGCCGGAGCGCGGGCCGATCGGCGCCAATTGCCTGGCCAACGCCCGCGATTTCCTGACGCCGATGGCGGCCTATGAGGACAAGGACACGCCGACCGAGCTGTTCGTGAAGTGGGGCGGTGAATTGTGGTCGACCAAACTGCCGCATTCCCCGATCGATGTGGTGGCGTGGCACGGCAACTATGCGCCGTACAAATACGACCTGCGGACTTTCTCGCCGGTCGGCGCGATCGGCTTCGATCATCCCGATCCCTCGATCTTCACGGTGCTGACCTCGCCGTCGGAGACCGCGGGCACCGCCAACATCGACTTCGTGATTTTCCCGGAACGCTGGGCTGTCGCGGAAAACACCTTCCGGCCGCCCTGGTATCACATGAACATCATGTCGGAGTTCATGGGGCTGGTGTACGGCGTTTATGACGCCAAGCCGCAGGGTTTCACGCCGGGCGGCATCAGCCTGCACAACTGCATGCTGCCGCACGGGCCGGACCGCGAGGCGTTCGACCACGCCAGCAACACCGAGCTGAAGCCGGTGAAGCTGACGGGCACCATGGCCTTCATGTTCGAGACACGGTTTCCGCAGCGGGTTACCGCGCATGCTGCGTCCTCCCGTACGCTGCAGGACGATTATTCGGACTGCTGGAACGGGCTGGAAAAGCGTTTCGATCCGACCAAGCCGTAG
- the maiA gene encoding maleylacetoacetate isomerase — protein sequence MSDTHNATLYGYFRSTAAYRVRIALGLKGLGAEHKFIHLRKGEQNAPDYLKVNPAGLVPYWIEGGFHLAQSIAIIEYLDETHPTPPLLPGDAVQRAIAREIALIVASDIHPIGNLRVLNRLIKMGVDEPTRTAWSQHWITSGFDAIEARLAELPGPFALGEQPTLADICIVPQVFNARRFGVDLAPYPRIRGIDAAAAKIEAFAAAEPGRQPDAE from the coding sequence ATGTCAGACACTCACAACGCCACACTCTACGGCTATTTCCGCTCCACCGCGGCCTATCGTGTTCGTATTGCGCTCGGCCTGAAAGGGCTGGGCGCGGAGCACAAGTTCATCCATCTGCGCAAAGGCGAGCAGAACGCGCCGGATTATCTCAAGGTCAATCCAGCGGGCCTGGTGCCGTACTGGATCGAAGGTGGATTCCATCTGGCGCAGTCGATCGCCATCATCGAGTATCTTGATGAGACCCACCCCACACCGCCGCTGTTGCCCGGCGATGCGGTCCAGCGCGCGATTGCCCGCGAGATCGCGCTGATTGTCGCAAGCGACATTCACCCGATCGGCAACCTGCGGGTGCTGAACCGGCTGATCAAGATGGGCGTCGACGAGCCGACCCGCACGGCCTGGTCGCAGCACTGGATCACCAGCGGCTTCGATGCCATCGAGGCGCGCCTTGCGGAATTGCCGGGGCCGTTCGCGCTGGGTGAGCAGCCGACGCTGGCCGACATCTGCATCGTGCCGCAGGTCTTTAATGCGCGGCGTTTCGGCGTCGATCTCGCGCCTTATCCGCGTATCCGCGGCATCGACGCGGCGGCTGCCAAGATCGAGGCCTTCGCCGCCGCCGAGCCGGGCCGCCAGCCCGACGCCGAATAA
- the fahA gene encoding fumarylacetoacetase: MSHPNDPKLRSFIPVEPTSDFPIQNLPYGVFSTSADPARRVGVAIGDHVLDLAALEAAGLLAAGNAKGVFAQPSINAFMALGPDVWSKTRARISALLRHDNAELRDNADLRSRALLARKDVQLHLPVTVAGFTDFYSSKEHATNVGVMFRGKDNALQPNWLHIPIGYNGRASTVVVSGTKVRRPNGQLKPPTAEVPTFGPCKRLDFELEMGVVVGQPSEMGTMLTEAQADAMIFGFTLLNDWSARDIQQWEYVPLGPFQAKVFGTSISPWIVTREALEPFRVHGPQQDPQPLPYLAQKLANNYDLNLDVTLRTPKMSQPQRISRTNFKYMYWSSVQQLVHHASSGCAMSVGDLLGSGTISGPEKDQRGSLLELSWGGAEPLTFGDERRTFLEDGDSLAFTGWCQGDGYRVGFGEVEGTILPAV; encoded by the coding sequence ATGAGTCATCCCAACGATCCCAAGCTGCGGTCCTTCATACCCGTCGAGCCCACGTCGGATTTCCCGATCCAGAATCTGCCCTATGGCGTGTTCTCCACGTCGGCCGATCCGGCGCGCCGCGTCGGTGTCGCGATCGGCGATCATGTGCTCGATCTGGCGGCGCTGGAGGCGGCGGGTCTGCTCGCAGCCGGCAACGCCAAAGGCGTGTTCGCGCAGCCGTCGATCAACGCCTTCATGGCGCTCGGCCCCGATGTCTGGAGCAAGACTCGCGCCCGCATCAGCGCGCTGCTGCGCCACGACAATGCGGAGTTGCGCGACAATGCGGATCTGCGTTCGCGGGCGCTGCTGGCGCGCAAGGACGTGCAGCTGCATTTGCCGGTGACGGTCGCCGGCTTCACCGATTTCTATTCGTCGAAGGAGCACGCCACTAATGTCGGCGTCATGTTCCGCGGCAAGGACAATGCGCTGCAGCCGAACTGGCTGCATATCCCGATCGGCTACAACGGCCGGGCCTCGACAGTGGTGGTCAGCGGCACTAAGGTGCGGCGTCCCAACGGCCAGCTGAAGCCGCCGACGGCGGAAGTGCCGACTTTCGGCCCCTGCAAGCGGCTCGATTTCGAGCTGGAAATGGGCGTCGTGGTCGGCCAGCCGTCGGAGATGGGGACCATGCTGACGGAAGCGCAGGCCGACGCGATGATCTTCGGCTTCACGCTGCTGAACGACTGGAGCGCGCGCGACATCCAGCAGTGGGAGTATGTGCCGCTCGGCCCCTTCCAGGCCAAGGTATTTGGCACCTCGATCAGCCCGTGGATCGTGACGCGCGAGGCGCTGGAGCCGTTCCGGGTGCACGGGCCACAGCAGGATCCGCAGCCGCTGCCGTATCTGGCGCAGAAGCTGGCCAACAACTACGACCTCAACCTCGATGTGACGCTGCGCACGCCGAAGATGTCCCAGCCGCAGCGCATCAGCCGCACCAACTTCAAATACATGTACTGGTCGTCGGTGCAGCAGCTCGTGCACCATGCCTCGTCTGGCTGCGCGATGAGTGTCGGCGACCTGCTGGGCTCCGGCACCATCAGCGGCCCCGAGAAAGACCAGCGCGGCAGCCTCTTGGAATTGAGCTGGGGCGGCGCCGAGCCCCTGACGTTTGGCGACGAGCGCCGGACGTTCCTGGAGGATGGCGATTCGCTCGCCTTTACTGGATGGTGTCAGGGCGACGGCTATCGCGTGGGTTTCGGTGAAGTCGAGGGGACGATTTTGCCGGCGGTGTGA